One genomic segment of Rhizobium viscosum includes these proteins:
- the ntrX gene encoding nitrogen assimilation response regulator NtrX produces the protein MASDILVVDDEHDIREIVAGILSDEGHETRMAHDSDSALAAISDRVPRLVFLDIWMQGSKLDGLSLLDEIRTRHPELPVVMISGHGNIETAVSAIKRGAFDFIEKPFKADRLILIAERALENSKLKRENVELKRRAGDALELIGTSVAVSQLRQTIEKVAPTNSRIMIFGASGSGKELVARMIHKKSMRANGPFVALNAANITPDRMEVALFGTEGAPGQARKIGALEEAHRGILYLDEVGEMPRETQNKILRVLVDQQFERVGGSKRVKVDVRIISSTAYNLESRIAEGWFREDLYHRLAVVPVRVPQLAERREDIPFLVDQLMRQISEQAGIRPRRIGDDAMAVLQAHDWPGNIRQLRNNIERLMILARTDGPDAPITADMLPTDLGDMLPKVSAKNDYHIMTLPLREAREMFEKDYLIAQINRFGGNISRTAEFVGMERSALHRKLKSLGV, from the coding sequence ATGGCCTCTGATATTCTCGTCGTCGATGATGAGCATGACATTCGCGAGATCGTTGCCGGTATCCTGTCGGATGAAGGCCACGAAACCCGCATGGCGCATGACAGCGACAGTGCGCTGGCGGCAATTTCCGATCGCGTGCCGCGTCTCGTCTTTCTCGATATCTGGATGCAGGGCAGCAAGCTCGACGGTCTCTCGCTGCTGGACGAGATCAGGACACGCCATCCCGAGCTTCCCGTGGTGATGATATCCGGTCACGGCAACATCGAAACGGCTGTCTCCGCCATCAAGCGCGGTGCCTTTGACTTCATCGAAAAGCCGTTCAAGGCCGACCGCCTGATCCTGATCGCTGAGCGCGCGCTGGAAAATTCCAAGCTGAAGCGCGAAAACGTCGAGCTGAAGCGCCGCGCTGGCGATGCGCTGGAGCTGATCGGCACCTCGGTCGCTGTTTCGCAGCTGCGCCAAACGATCGAAAAGGTGGCGCCCACTAACAGCCGCATCATGATCTTCGGTGCATCCGGCTCCGGCAAGGAACTGGTGGCGCGTATGATCCACAAGAAGTCGATGCGTGCCAACGGCCCCTTCGTGGCGCTCAATGCCGCCAACATCACACCCGACCGCATGGAAGTAGCGCTGTTCGGCACCGAGGGTGCACCAGGGCAGGCGCGCAAGATCGGCGCGCTCGAAGAGGCTCATCGCGGCATCCTCTATCTCGACGAAGTCGGCGAAATGCCGCGCGAAACGCAGAACAAGATCCTGCGCGTACTGGTCGATCAGCAGTTCGAGCGTGTCGGCGGCTCCAAGCGGGTGAAGGTCGATGTGCGCATCATTTCCTCGACCGCTTACAATCTCGAAAGCCGCATCGCCGAGGGCTGGTTCCGTGAGGATCTCTATCATCGCCTGGCAGTGGTGCCGGTGCGCGTGCCGCAGCTCGCCGAGCGCCGTGAGGACATTCCATTCCTCGTCGACCAGCTCATGCGTCAGATTTCCGAACAGGCGGGCATCCGGCCGCGCCGCATCGGTGATGACGCCATGGCCGTGCTGCAGGCCCATGACTGGCCGGGCAATATCCGTCAGCTCCGCAATAATATCGAGCGGCTGATGATCCTTGCCCGCACCGACGGTCCGGATGCTCCGATCACCGCAGACATGCTGCCGACCGATCTCGGTGACATGCTGCCGAAGGTCTCGGCCAAGAACGACTATCACATCATGACGCTGCCGTTGCGCGAAGCCCGCGAGATGTTCGAGAAGGATTACCTGATCGCCCAGATCAACCGCTTCGGCGGCAACATCTCCCGCACGGCCGAATTCGTCGGCATGGAGCGCTCGGCGCTGCACCGCAAACTGAAGTCGCTCGGCGTCTGA
- a CDS encoding sensor histidine kinase NtrY-like — MDEEGVSPETANVAVTTVTDRRALFAVPGLVLAGGALVCATVTLFVLLGVTPIAPTSHVVIGSVVINSFFVLGLIALIGREVARLFKARTRGRAAARLHIRIVVLFSIVAITPAILVAIFASITLNAGLDRWFALRTQAIVSSSRNIGQAYMLENASYLQGQTVSMANDLERNRALYSLDKTGFGELMTRQARGRGLLGAFLVERDGSVNVQADIATEKPLPAIPQDALEKAAAGQPTLIPPGVTNLVGAIIRLESIPGTFLYTVRAVDPKVMNAMRMMEENATEYRSMEAGRVSLQIAFAVLYIGFALIVLLAAIWTAIAVADRIVRPIRLLITAADSVASGNMDIVVPVHAVDGDVASLSRTFNKMISEIRTQRDEILEAKDEVDDRRRFIEAVLSGVTAAVIGVEQDRRITIVNSSAETLMALQADEMLGKQLSEVAPEVDQVLTEAATRYRGDFRKQIALVRGGTVRTLSVQVTREEVRDLSESYVITLDDITDLVIAQRSTAWGDVARRIAHEIKNPLTPIQLSAERIQRRYGKQIDENDRAVFDQCTDTIIRQVGDIGRMVDEFSAFARMPKPTKEPSDLRAILHDAIFLREMGNNHISFLQELGEERLEGAFDSRMLGQAFGNLIKNAVEAIEAVPSEEREARKILVRASLDEARDRFTVDIIDNGRGLPVENRHSILEPYMTMREKGTGLGLAIVKKIIEEHGGQLELHDAPADFDQGRGAMIRVHLPRRDVAAAPSANDKESVYGL; from the coding sequence ATGGACGAAGAAGGGGTATCGCCGGAAACGGCGAATGTGGCGGTGACAACGGTGACCGACCGTCGCGCCCTGTTTGCCGTACCCGGCCTGGTGCTCGCCGGTGGCGCGCTGGTCTGTGCGACCGTCACGCTCTTCGTGCTGCTGGGTGTCACGCCGATTGCCCCGACCTCGCATGTCGTCATCGGCTCTGTCGTCATCAACTCCTTCTTCGTCCTCGGCCTGATCGCGCTGATAGGGCGCGAAGTCGCGCGGCTTTTCAAGGCCCGCACGCGCGGACGCGCCGCTGCGCGGCTGCACATCCGGATCGTCGTGCTCTTTTCGATCGTCGCGATCACGCCGGCGATCCTTGTTGCTATCTTTGCCAGTATCACGCTGAACGCCGGTCTCGACCGCTGGTTTGCACTGAGAACCCAGGCGATCGTCAGCTCGTCCCGCAATATCGGCCAGGCCTACATGCTGGAAAACGCCAGCTATCTGCAGGGCCAGACGGTTTCGATGGCAAACGATCTTGAGCGCAACCGCGCTCTCTACAGCCTCGACAAGACCGGTTTCGGCGAGTTGATGACGCGTCAGGCGAGGGGCCGCGGCCTGCTCGGCGCCTTCCTTGTCGAGCGCGATGGCTCTGTCAATGTCCAGGCCGACATCGCCACGGAAAAACCGCTGCCCGCTATTCCGCAGGATGCGCTGGAAAAGGCGGCTGCCGGCCAGCCGACGCTGATCCCGCCCGGCGTGACCAACCTTGTCGGCGCCATCATCCGGCTGGAATCGATCCCCGGAACCTTCCTCTATACGGTGCGCGCAGTCGACCCCAAGGTCATGAATGCCATGCGCATGATGGAGGAGAACGCCACCGAATACCGTTCGATGGAAGCCGGCCGCGTCTCGCTGCAGATCGCCTTTGCAGTGCTCTACATCGGCTTTGCTCTGATCGTGCTTCTCGCGGCGATCTGGACCGCGATTGCGGTCGCCGACCGTATCGTGCGGCCGATTCGCCTGCTGATTACCGCTGCCGACAGCGTTGCATCGGGCAACATGGATATCGTCGTGCCTGTCCACGCCGTCGATGGCGACGTCGCCAGCCTGTCGCGCACCTTCAACAAGATGATCTCGGAAATCCGCACGCAGCGGGACGAAATCCTTGAGGCGAAAGATGAGGTGGACGATCGCCGCCGCTTCATCGAGGCCGTTCTGTCGGGTGTGACGGCTGCCGTCATCGGTGTCGAGCAGGACCGGCGCATTACCATCGTCAACAGTTCTGCCGAAACGCTGATGGCGCTGCAGGCCGACGAAATGCTCGGCAAGCAGCTGTCGGAAGTCGCGCCCGAAGTGGATCAGGTGCTGACGGAGGCTGCCACACGCTACCGCGGTGATTTCCGCAAGCAGATCGCACTGGTGCGCGGCGGCACGGTGCGCACCCTCAGCGTCCAGGTGACGCGCGAGGAAGTGCGCGATTTAAGCGAATCCTATGTCATCACGCTCGATGACATCACCGACCTCGTTATCGCCCAGCGCTCCACCGCCTGGGGTGATGTCGCCCGCCGCATCGCACACGAGATCAAGAATCCGCTGACGCCGATCCAGCTTTCGGCCGAGCGCATCCAACGTCGTTACGGCAAGCAGATCGACGAGAACGATCGCGCCGTTTTCGACCAGTGCACGGATACGATCATCCGCCAGGTCGGCGATATCGGTCGCATGGTCGACGAATTCTCCGCCTTCGCCCGCATGCCGAAGCCGACCAAGGAACCGAGCGACCTGCGCGCCATCCTTCACGACGCAATCTTCCTGCGCGAGATGGGCAACAACCATATCTCCTTCCTGCAGGAGCTTGGCGAAGAACGGCTGGAAGGCGCCTTCGACAGCCGCATGCTGGGTCAGGCCTTCGGCAATCTCATCAAGAACGCTGTGGAAGCGATCGAGGCCGTGCCGAGCGAGGAACGCGAAGCGCGCAAGATCCTCGTCCGTGCCTCTCTGGACGAAGCGCGCGACCGCTTCACCGTCGATATCATCGACAATGGCCGCGGCCTGCCGGTCGAGAACCGCCACAGCATTCTGGAACCCTATATGACGATGCGCGAGAAGGGCACCGGCCTCGGCCTCGCCATCGTCAAGAAGATCATCGAGGAACATGGCGGGCAGCTCGAACTACACGATGCACCCGCAGATTTTGACCAGGGAAGAGGGGCCATGATCCGGGTGCATCTGCCGCGCCGGGATGTGGCCGCTGCCCCGTCAGCCAATGACAAGGAAAGCGTTTATGGCCTCTGA
- the ntrC gene encoding nitrogen regulation protein NR(I) — protein sequence MTATILVADDDAAIRTVLNQALSRAGYDVRITSNAATLWRWVSAGEGDLVVTDVVMPDENAFDLLPRIKKARPDLPVLVMSAQNTFMTAIKASEKGAYDYLPKPFDLTELIGIISRALAEPKRKPAKLDDDTQDGMPLVGRSAAMQEIYRVLARLMLTDLTLMITGESGTGKELVARALHDYGKRRNGPFVAINMAAIPRDLIESELFGHEKGAFTGAQTRSTGRFEQAEGGTLFLDEIGDMPMDAQTRLLRVLQQGEYTTVGGRTPIRTDVRIVAATNKDLKQAINQGLFREDLYYRLNVVPLRLPPLRDRAEDIPDLVRHFVQQAEKEGLGSKRFDQEALELMKAYAWPGNVRELENLIRRLMALYPQDVITREIIDAELRSDVPDSPIDKGPIRSGTMTIAQAVEENMRSYFASFGENLPPPGLYDRVLTELEYPLILAALTATRGNQIKAADLLGLNRNTLRKKIRELGVSVYRSSRTA from the coding sequence ATGACAGCTACGATCCTCGTTGCCGATGATGATGCGGCCATCCGCACGGTGCTCAATCAGGCCTTGAGCCGCGCCGGTTATGATGTGCGCATTACCTCCAATGCCGCGACCCTGTGGCGCTGGGTTTCGGCCGGCGAGGGGGATCTCGTCGTGACCGATGTGGTCATGCCGGATGAGAATGCCTTCGACCTTCTGCCACGCATCAAGAAGGCGCGGCCGGACCTGCCCGTTCTCGTCATGAGCGCGCAGAACACCTTCATGACGGCGATCAAGGCATCGGAAAAGGGTGCCTATGACTACCTGCCCAAACCCTTCGACCTGACAGAGCTGATCGGTATCATCAGCCGGGCGCTCGCCGAACCGAAGAGAAAGCCGGCCAAGCTCGACGACGACACGCAGGACGGCATGCCGCTCGTCGGCCGCTCGGCGGCGATGCAGGAAATCTACCGCGTTCTCGCTCGTCTCATGCTGACGGACCTGACATTGATGATCACCGGTGAATCCGGCACCGGCAAGGAGCTCGTCGCCCGTGCGCTCCATGATTACGGCAAGCGCCGCAACGGCCCATTCGTCGCCATCAACATGGCGGCTATCCCGCGTGACCTTATCGAGTCCGAGCTCTTCGGCCACGAGAAGGGCGCCTTCACCGGCGCACAGACCCGCTCTACGGGCCGTTTCGAACAGGCCGAAGGCGGCACGCTTTTCCTCGATGAAATCGGCGACATGCCGATGGATGCCCAGACGCGTCTCCTGCGCGTGCTGCAGCAGGGCGAATACACGACCGTCGGCGGCCGCACGCCGATTCGCACCGACGTGCGCATCGTGGCTGCAACCAACAAGGATCTGAAGCAGGCGATCAATCAGGGTCTCTTCCGCGAAGACCTCTACTACCGCCTCAATGTCGTGCCGCTGCGCCTGCCGCCGCTGCGCGACCGTGCGGAGGATATTCCCGATCTCGTCCGCCATTTCGTCCAGCAGGCCGAAAAGGAAGGCCTCGGCTCCAAGCGTTTCGATCAGGAAGCGCTGGAACTGATGAAGGCCTATGCCTGGCCGGGCAACGTGCGCGAGCTGGAAAACCTCATCCGCCGCCTGATGGCGCTTTATCCACAGGATGTCATCACCCGCGAAATCATCGATGCCGAGCTTCGCTCCGATGTTCCCGATAGCCCGATCGACAAAGGGCCGATCCGCAGCGGTACGATGACGATTGCCCAGGCGGTCGAAGAGAATATGCGCAGCTATTTCGCAAGCTTCGGCGAAAATCTGCCGCCGCCCGGCCTGTATGACCGTGTACTGACGGAACTGGAATATCCGTTAATACTTGCGGCATTGACGGCTACCCGCGGCAACCAAATCAAGGCTGCCGATTTGCTGGGTCTGAACCGCAATACGCTGCGCAAAAAGATCCGCGAACTCGGTGTTTCCGTCTACAGAAGCTCGCGTACAGCCTGA
- a CDS encoding two-component system sensor histidine kinase NtrB has protein sequence MSTDGTTSPENAVNTMAMAVLNAIQNPVVMVDEGGFIVFANWEAEAFFGASAAHLSRYRISTFIPFGSPLLALIDQVRERKAPVNEYRVDLSSPRLGQDKLVDLYVAPVIAEPGSVVVVFQERSMADKIDRQLTHRAAARSVTGLASMLAHEIKNPLSGIRGAAQLLEQSVVDDDRALTRLICDETDRIVSLVDRMEVFSDERPVDRVPVNIHSVLDHVKAVAKAGFARNIRVTENYDPSLPAVYANRDQLVQVFLNLVKNAAEAVGDRPDGEIILTTAYRPGIRLSVAGTREKISLPLEFCVIDNGPGVPTDLLPHLFDPFITTKPNGSGLGLALVAKIIGDHGGIIECDSQNNRTIFRVLMPASKDTSLDDAAIASSTGPNR, from the coding sequence ATGAGCACGGACGGCACGACTTCCCCTGAAAATGCGGTCAACACCATGGCGATGGCAGTGCTGAACGCTATCCAGAACCCTGTCGTCATGGTCGATGAGGGCGGTTTCATCGTCTTTGCCAACTGGGAGGCCGAAGCCTTCTTTGGCGCCAGTGCCGCGCATCTCTCCCGCTACCGCATTTCGACCTTCATTCCCTTCGGCAGCCCGCTCCTCGCCTTGATCGACCAGGTGCGCGAACGCAAGGCCCCGGTCAATGAATACCGAGTCGATTTGAGCTCGCCGCGCCTCGGCCAGGACAAGCTCGTTGATCTCTATGTTGCGCCTGTCATTGCCGAGCCGGGCTCGGTTGTTGTCGTTTTCCAGGAGCGGTCGATGGCGGACAAGATCGACCGGCAGCTGACGCATCGTGCAGCTGCCCGCTCGGTCACGGGGCTCGCCTCCATGCTCGCGCATGAGATCAAGAACCCGCTCTCCGGTATCCGCGGCGCTGCCCAGCTTCTCGAACAGTCCGTCGTCGATGACGACCGCGCCCTGACGCGGCTGATCTGCGACGAGACGGATCGCATCGTCTCGCTGGTCGATCGTATGGAAGTCTTTTCCGACGAACGCCCGGTCGACCGTGTGCCGGTCAATATCCATTCCGTACTCGATCATGTGAAGGCCGTTGCCAAGGCAGGCTTCGCGCGCAATATCCGCGTGACAGAGAATTACGACCCGTCGCTGCCGGCCGTCTACGCCAATCGCGACCAGCTGGTGCAGGTTTTCCTCAATCTGGTGAAGAATGCTGCCGAAGCCGTTGGTGACCGGCCGGATGGCGAGATCATCCTGACGACGGCCTATCGCCCGGGCATCCGTCTTTCGGTCGCCGGCACGCGCGAGAAAATCTCGCTGCCGCTGGAATTCTGCGTCATCGACAATGGTCCCGGCGTGCCGACGGACCTCTTGCCGCATCTCTTCGACCCCTTCATCACCACCAAGCCTAATGGCAGCGGTCTCGGCCTCGCCCTGGTTGCCAAGATCATCGGCGATCATGGCGGCATCATCGAATGCGACAGCCAGAACAACCGCACTATTTTTCGCGTCCTCATGCCGGCCTCCAAGGATACCTCGCTTGATGACGCCGCTATTGCAAGCTCGACAGGACCCAATCGATGA
- the dusB gene encoding tRNA dihydrouridine synthase DusB translates to MLCLKDNHLISKDLASPFRIGPVPVRNRVVLAPMSGVTDMPFRELAWRHGAGLVVTEMVASRELVNDTAESWARLRAAGFRPHMVQLAGREAHWMAEAAKIAADHGADIIDINMGCPAKKVIGGYSGSALMRDPDHALELIEATVKAVDIPVTLKMRLGWDENSINAPHIAKRAEEAGVQLITIHGRTRMQFYTGRADWDAIRPVRDVISVPLIANGDVETAEDAQQILRRSGADAVMIGRGSQGRPWHAGVLAGAREPEREEIAAIAVEHYSMMLEFYGEAVAVRHARKHLGWYLERFAPDLSGEEKAAIMTSRDPDDVIARFGDAMAAGAVERREAA, encoded by the coding sequence ATGCTGTGCCTGAAAGATAATCATTTGATTTCCAAGGACCTCGCATCGCCTTTCCGAATCGGACCCGTGCCCGTGCGGAACCGCGTTGTGCTTGCGCCCATGTCGGGTGTCACGGACATGCCATTCCGCGAGCTTGCCTGGCGCCATGGCGCGGGCCTCGTCGTGACCGAAATGGTGGCAAGCCGGGAACTGGTGAACGATACCGCCGAATCCTGGGCGCGCCTTCGAGCTGCCGGTTTCCGTCCGCATATGGTGCAGCTTGCCGGCCGCGAGGCGCACTGGATGGCCGAAGCTGCCAAGATCGCGGCCGATCACGGCGCCGATATTATCGACATCAACATGGGCTGCCCGGCCAAGAAGGTCATCGGCGGTTATTCCGGTTCGGCGCTGATGCGCGATCCCGATCATGCGCTTGAACTCATCGAGGCGACCGTCAAGGCAGTCGATATCCCGGTGACGCTGAAGATGCGCCTCGGCTGGGACGAGAATTCCATTAATGCGCCACATATAGCCAAGCGTGCCGAAGAGGCGGGGGTTCAACTCATCACCATCCATGGCCGCACTCGTATGCAGTTTTATACGGGCAGGGCGGACTGGGATGCCATTCGCCCCGTGCGCGATGTCATTTCCGTGCCGCTGATCGCCAATGGCGATGTTGAAACGGCTGAGGATGCGCAGCAGATCCTGCGCCGCTCGGGCGCCGATGCGGTCATGATCGGCCGTGGCAGCCAGGGCAGGCCGTGGCATGCCGGTGTTCTGGCAGGTGCCCGTGAACCCGAGCGTGAGGAGATCGCGGCCATCGCCGTCGAGCACTATAGCATGATGTTGGAATTCTATGGCGAGGCGGTTGCCGTCAGGCACGCCCGCAAACATCTCGGCTGGTATCTGGAGCGCTTCGCGCCGGACCTTTCCGGCGAGGAAAAGGCTGCGATCATGACATCGCGCGATCCTGATGATGTGATCGCCCGTTTCGGCGATGCGATGGCGGCAGGTGCGGTAGAGCGGCGGGAGGCGGCATGA
- a CDS encoding bifunctional 2-C-methyl-D-erythritol 4-phosphate cytidylyltransferase/2-C-methyl-D-erythritol 2,4-cyclodiphosphate synthase has product MLQMHTKQPISAGIVVVAAGRGERAGSSEEGPKQYRMIGGKPVIVHTLENFMTWEPATHIVVVIHPDDEALFARASRHIISATPIETVHGGATRQQSVLAGLRHLKDKGISHVLIHDAVRPFFDHQLLDRIADTLSAGAPAVLPAVPVADTLKQASSDGTVLRTIPRDQLYAAQTPQSFDFATILEAHEKAAESGKTDFTDDASIAEWLGIPVTIVESAASNVKLTVKSDITMADDKLSSARIPDVRTGNGYDVHQLEPGDGVTLCGVFIPHDQKLKGHSDADVALHALTDALLATCGAGDIGDHFPPSDPQWKGAASRIFIEHAAKIVRDHGGTITNADVSLIAEAPKVGPHREAMRANLSEFLGIDVERCSVKATTNEKIGFVGRREGIAAIATATVVYGGKKR; this is encoded by the coding sequence ATGCTGCAAATGCATACTAAGCAACCGATATCGGCTGGAATTGTCGTCGTTGCGGCGGGCCGCGGCGAACGCGCCGGATCGTCAGAGGAAGGCCCCAAGCAGTACCGGATGATCGGCGGCAAACCGGTTATCGTCCACACGCTTGAAAACTTCATGACATGGGAACCCGCGACACACATCGTCGTCGTCATCCATCCAGACGACGAAGCGCTTTTTGCCAGAGCGTCCCGGCACATCATCTCCGCAACGCCGATCGAGACGGTTCACGGCGGCGCGACCCGACAGCAATCGGTGCTGGCCGGTCTTCGGCACCTTAAGGATAAGGGCATCAGCCATGTGCTCATCCATGATGCGGTGCGCCCCTTCTTCGATCACCAGCTTCTCGACCGGATCGCCGATACGCTTTCGGCCGGCGCGCCGGCCGTGTTGCCTGCGGTACCTGTTGCCGACACGCTGAAGCAGGCCAGCAGCGACGGAACCGTGCTCAGGACCATTCCGCGCGATCAGCTCTATGCGGCCCAGACGCCGCAATCCTTCGATTTTGCCACCATCCTCGAAGCGCATGAGAAGGCAGCGGAAAGCGGCAAGACGGATTTCACCGACGACGCCTCGATTGCCGAGTGGCTCGGTATTCCCGTGACGATCGTCGAAAGCGCTGCAAGCAACGTGAAACTGACAGTCAAGAGCGATATCACCATGGCCGACGATAAACTCTCGAGCGCCCGTATTCCCGATGTGCGGACCGGCAACGGCTATGACGTGCATCAGCTCGAACCCGGCGACGGTGTAACGCTCTGCGGCGTCTTCATTCCGCATGACCAGAAGCTCAAAGGCCATTCGGATGCCGATGTGGCACTGCATGCGCTGACGGATGCGCTGCTTGCCACCTGCGGCGCCGGCGATATCGGAGACCATTTCCCACCCTCCGATCCGCAATGGAAGGGTGCGGCTTCCCGTATCTTCATCGAACATGCCGCAAAAATCGTGCGTGATCACGGCGGAACCATTACCAATGCGGATGTCTCGCTGATTGCGGAAGCGCCGAAGGTCGGGCCGCATCGCGAAGCCATGCGCGCCAATCTTTCGGAATTTCTCGGCATCGACGTCGAGCGCTGCTCGGTAAAAGCCACCACCAACGAGAAGATCGGTTTCGTCGGCCGCCGCGAGGGGATTGCTGCGATCGCAACGGCAACCGTCGTCTATGGAGGCAAGAAGCGATGA
- a CDS encoding CinA family protein yields the protein MSLFPADITSMAENIIRNFTAAGLMVSTAESCTGGLIAGALTEISGSSAVVDRGFVTYTNVAKMQMLGVHEETLAHFGAVSEETARQMVHGALFRSRAHLAVAVTGIAGPGGGSPEKPVGLVHLAAKSRSGKLVHRKMLYGDIGRTDVRLATIRTALQMLIEIV from the coding sequence ATGAGCCTGTTTCCCGCAGATATCACGTCGATGGCGGAAAACATCATCCGCAATTTCACGGCAGCGGGCCTGATGGTGTCGACGGCAGAGTCCTGCACCGGCGGACTGATTGCCGGCGCGCTCACGGAAATTTCGGGTTCGTCCGCTGTCGTTGACCGTGGCTTCGTGACCTATACGAACGTGGCCAAGATGCAGATGCTCGGCGTGCACGAGGAAACGCTTGCCCATTTCGGTGCGGTTTCGGAGGAGACGGCCCGGCAGATGGTGCATGGCGCCCTCTTCCGCTCCCGCGCCCACCTGGCGGTCGCAGTGACGGGTATTGCCGGTCCCGGGGGCGGATCGCCGGAAAAGCCGGTCGGGCTGGTGCATCTTGCGGCGAAATCACGTTCAGGTAAGCTTGTCCATCGTAAGATGCTGTACGGAGACATCGGCCGCACGGATGTCCGGCTGGCGACGATCCGCACAGCACTTCAAATGCTTATCGAGATTGTGTGA
- a CDS encoding type II toxin-antitoxin system RatA family toxin has protein sequence MPQFETHRSVPHTPDQMFDLVADVERYPQFLPLCEALSVKNRKERDGKELLIADMTVGYKAIRETFTTQVLLNRAERVIDVKYIDGPFRYLDNRWRFVEAEGHGCTVDFFIDYEFKSRILGALMGSMFDRAFRMFTEAFEKRAATIYSR, from the coding sequence ATGCCGCAATTCGAAACGCATCGCTCCGTCCCGCACACGCCCGACCAGATGTTCGACCTCGTCGCAGATGTCGAGCGGTATCCGCAATTCCTGCCGCTCTGCGAAGCCCTGTCGGTGAAGAACCGCAAGGAGCGCGACGGCAAGGAGTTGCTGATCGCCGACATGACGGTCGGCTACAAGGCAATCCGCGAAACCTTCACCACCCAGGTTCTGCTCAACAGGGCCGAGCGCGTCATCGATGTCAAATATATCGACGGCCCGTTCCGCTACCTCGACAATCGCTGGCGGTTCGTTGAGGCGGAAGGCCACGGCTGCACGGTCGATTTCTTCATCGACTATGAGTTCAAGAGCCGCATTCTCGGCGCGCTCATGGGGTCAATGTTCGACAGGGCTTTCCGCATGTTCACGGAAGCCTTCGAAAAGCGGGCAGCGACGATCTACAGCCGATAG
- a CDS encoding AAA family ATPase translates to MERQSDEVINYVDDAFAAGRIRDARRIMVIGCSGGGKSTLAQKLARRFELTYLSIDRDILWLPGWVERSKEEQRERIVERIAGERWIMDGTNTSTFDIRLPRTDIVIWVRMPRLLCVWGVMTRWLKHLGRTRPEMAPGCIEKVDWQFLEFIWTFEEKFTPRVKAAIAAHGPHVPVLQVKSRRQMRALLDLLRVPA, encoded by the coding sequence ATGGAACGGCAATCGGACGAGGTAATCAACTATGTCGACGACGCCTTTGCCGCCGGCCGGATCCGTGACGCAAGGCGCATCATGGTCATCGGCTGCTCAGGCGGCGGCAAGTCGACGCTTGCGCAGAAGCTGGCGCGCCGGTTCGAACTGACCTATCTCTCGATCGACCGCGATATTCTTTGGCTGCCCGGCTGGGTCGAGCGCAGCAAGGAAGAGCAGCGCGAGCGGATCGTCGAAAGGATCGCCGGCGAGCGCTGGATCATGGACGGCACCAATACCTCCACTTTCGATATCCGCCTGCCGCGCACCGATATCGTCATCTGGGTGCGCATGCCGCGCCTGCTCTGCGTCTGGGGCGTGATGACGCGCTGGTTGAAGCATCTCGGCCGCACGCGTCCGGAAATGGCGCCCGGTTGCATCGAAAAGGTCGATTGGCAGTTTCTGGAGTTCATCTGGACTTTCGAAGAAAAATTTACGCCGAGAGTCAAAGCCGCGATCGCCGCCCATGGGCCGCATGTACCGGTTTTGCAGGTGAAATCCCGCCGGCAGATGCGCGCGCTTCTTGATCTTCTCCGTGTGCCAGCTTAA
- a CDS encoding AAA family ATPase, whose product MHQVTTSPEPIRAVSVAEAADIIPRVERLLIFGCSGTGKSTLAQALARRFGLTYISMDRDIFWLPGWKLRPREESVQRIRDAIASERWIMDGNSPSTLPIRLARADMVLWRRPPRSIAVRGVLGRWWKYRGQTRPEMAPGCPERIDLQFLQYIWTFEKREAPQFEAMLASHGRGIPILTLKSFRESDELLSRLPAANG is encoded by the coding sequence ATGCATCAAGTGACGACGTCGCCTGAACCCATTCGTGCTGTCTCTGTTGCCGAGGCTGCCGATATCATTCCTCGCGTCGAGCGTCTTCTGATTTTCGGCTGCTCCGGCACCGGCAAGTCGACGCTTGCCCAGGCACTCGCGCGGCGCTTCGGACTGACTTACATCTCCATGGACCGCGATATCTTCTGGCTGCCTGGCTGGAAGCTGCGTCCGCGCGAGGAATCCGTTCAGCGCATCCGCGATGCCATTGCCAGCGAGCGCTGGATCATGGACGGCAATAGCCCGAGCACATTGCCGATCCGCCTGGCGCGCGCCGATATGGTGCTCTGGCGCCGCCCGCCGCGTAGCATTGCCGTGCGCGGCGTGCTTGGACGCTGGTGGAAATATCGCGGCCAGACCCGGCCGGAAATGGCACCGGGATGCCCTGAGCGGATCGACCTGCAATTCCTGCAATACATCTGGACGTTCGAAAAGCGAGAGGCGCCGCAATTCGAGGCGATGCTGGCAAGCCATGGCCGCGGCATCCCGATTCTGACGCTGAAATCCTTCCGGGAGAGCGATGAACTGCTTTCCAGATTGCCGGCTGCAAATGGCTAA